In bacterium, the sequence AATATTTTAATCAAAAAACAATAATATTTGCACAAGGTGTAGGTCCGATAAAAACTATAATGGCAAGGATTTTAACAGGATTTGTGCTTAATAATGTTGACCTGATAACTGTTAGGGATAGAGAAAGCCAGAGTTTTTTAAAAAAACTTGGAGTCAGCTCTGTTTTAGGTACAGATCCTGCCTGGAGTCTTGAGATTTCAACGGAAGAGAAACTTTTACAATCTGATAAAATAAACATCGGATTGCAGTTAAGAGCATGGAAAACGCTTACAGACAAAAATATAAATGTTATTGCAAATATAATAAGTAAAAAATTTAATGATGAAAGAAATTGTATTAATTTGATTTCTCTCCAGGACTCTCATGATCTGGAGATTATGCAAAAATTCAAAGATATCCTGTTAAAGAAAAATTTAAAGTCGGAATTAAGGATTTTCTCAGGTCTAACCGTAGATCAAAGTATAAATTTAATTGGAAATCTTGATTATCTTATCGGAATGAGATTTCATGCCTGTCTTATTTCTGCTAATTTTAATGTGCCGACGCTGGCTTTATCTTATGATCCTAAAGTTACAAGTCTTGCGCTGGAATCAAAAATGCCTTTCATTAATATAAACTCTATCAATAAAAATAAAGATAATTTTATTCTTAAACTTGATGAATTAATATCAAATCATGAAAAAATAAGGCAGGATTTAAAAGAATTTTCTGACAAAAAATCTCAAATCTGCAAAGATAGCTTTATTTTATTGCTTAATACTATAATTATGGACTAAAATATTTATTTGGCAGGAGCGGGAAAAATAAATTGAATAATATAAATG encodes:
- the csaB gene encoding polysaccharide pyruvyl transferase CsaB, coding for MKKILISGYYGFDNFGDDAILHVIVSELKKHLVNPKITVISNNPIKTRKIYAVDSIHRFNSREIIKRMRTYDVFISGGGSLLQNATSSRSLLYYLGLIFLAKYFNQKTIIFAQGVGPIKTIMARILTGFVLNNVDLITVRDRESQSFLKKLGVSSVLGTDPAWSLEISTEEKLLQSDKINIGLQLRAWKTLTDKNINVIANIISKKFNDERNCINLISLQDSHDLEIMQKFKDILLKKNLKSELRIFSGLTVDQSINLIGNLDYLIGMRFHACLISANFNVPTLALSYDPKVTSLALESKMPFININSINKNKDNFILKLDELISNHEKIRQDLKEFSDKKSQICKDSFILLLNTIIMD